One Oryzomonas sagensis DNA segment encodes these proteins:
- a CDS encoding cytochrome C oxidase subunit IV family protein, with protein MTSDTSAHHIVGYGKLAQVWLALLALTALTVLITRVELGGYKVLGALTIACLKSGLVIAFFMHMKYEGRLLRWLLFVALVTLAIFIGFTFFDVLYR; from the coding sequence ATGACGTCCGACACGAGTGCCCATCATATCGTAGGTTACGGCAAGCTGGCGCAGGTCTGGCTGGCCCTGTTGGCCCTGACCGCCCTGACCGTTCTGATCACCCGTGTCGAACTGGGCGGCTACAAGGTGCTGGGGGCGCTGACCATCGCCTGCCTCAAGTCGGGGCTCGTGATCGCATTCTTCATGCACATGAAGTACGAGGGGCGGCTCTTGCGCTGGCTTTTGTTCGTGGCCCTGGTGACCCTGGCCATCTTCATAGGCTTTACCTTCTTCGACGTGCTCTACCGCTGA
- the coxB gene encoding cytochrome c oxidase subunit II yields MNSAYLTTTTEAIDPVFMFIFGACLVLLAGITAAMVFFVVRYHRSRAPEPTSQVAGNLWLEIVWIVLPTLLVLVMFYYGWAGYLALRNVPTGAMEVTATARMWSWSFAYANGRTSDKLYVPVNKPVRVELVSRDVIHGFYLPAFRVKRDVVPGMKNHAWFVATKPGSYDLFCSQYCGTGHSAMITTVEALPAAEFAAWLEQRTGKGELPGHELLEKHGCLGCHTLDGTPGVGPTLKGIWGRSETVLSNGAERHITVDEAYLRRSLLEPNADVVKGFQPIMPPFAGVLTEGEIKAIIAYLRTGGVASPKLDGRKLAQEKGCLVCHSLDGSRGVGPTFKGLFGTRVTVLRGKTKTIVTADEGYLRESIRQPAAAVVEGFQAIMPADPALSDDEVTALVGFIEGLR; encoded by the coding sequence GTGAATAGCGCATATCTCACCACCACGACCGAAGCCATCGACCCGGTCTTCATGTTCATCTTCGGGGCCTGCCTGGTACTCTTGGCCGGCATCACCGCGGCCATGGTGTTCTTTGTGGTCCGCTACCACCGTTCCCGGGCTCCGGAACCGACCTCCCAGGTCGCGGGCAATCTCTGGCTGGAAATCGTCTGGATCGTGCTCCCGACCCTTCTGGTGCTGGTCATGTTCTACTACGGCTGGGCGGGCTATCTGGCGCTGCGCAACGTGCCCACGGGGGCCATGGAGGTGACCGCCACGGCCCGCATGTGGTCGTGGAGCTTTGCCTACGCCAACGGGAGGACCAGTGACAAGCTGTATGTGCCGGTGAACAAGCCGGTGAGGGTGGAACTGGTTTCCCGGGATGTGATCCACGGATTCTACCTGCCCGCCTTCCGGGTCAAGCGGGATGTGGTGCCGGGGATGAAGAACCATGCCTGGTTCGTGGCCACCAAGCCCGGCTCCTACGACCTGTTCTGCTCCCAGTACTGCGGCACCGGCCATTCGGCCATGATCACCACCGTGGAGGCGCTGCCCGCGGCGGAGTTTGCCGCCTGGCTGGAACAGCGGACCGGCAAGGGGGAACTGCCCGGCCATGAACTCCTGGAAAAGCATGGCTGTCTGGGATGTCACACCCTGGATGGCACGCCGGGGGTCGGACCAACGCTCAAGGGGATCTGGGGGCGAAGCGAGACGGTCCTGAGCAATGGTGCGGAGCGGCATATCACCGTGGACGAGGCCTATCTGCGGCGCTCGCTGCTGGAACCGAACGCCGATGTGGTCAAGGGCTTCCAGCCGATCATGCCTCCCTTTGCCGGGGTGCTCACGGAGGGGGAGATCAAGGCGATCATCGCGTACCTCCGCACCGGCGGCGTCGCTTCCCCCAAACTCGACGGCAGGAAGCTGGCCCAGGAAAAGGGGTGTCTGGTCTGTCATTCCCTGGACGGCAGCCGTGGCGTCGGCCCCACCTTCAAGGGGCTGTTCGGCACCCGGGTTACGGTGCTGCGGGGGAAGACCAAGACCATTGTTACGGCCGACGAAGGATATCTGCGGGAGTCGATCCGCCAACCGGCGGCCGCCGTGGTGGAAGGGTTTCAGGCGATCATGCCCGCCGATCCCGCCCTGTCGGACGATGAGGTGACGGCCCTGGTGGGATTCATCGAGGGGCTCAGGTGA
- a CDS encoding UbiA family prenyltransferase, whose product MIAPLLRLFRPRLALLNGVAAAGGYLLHPAGVRVLSLGALLGGVALLAAGGSAINQVVERDLDRLMVRTNRRPLPQGDLTPLSATVIGAAAVTGGLLLLAAAGGLRPPLLGAAALVWYLAVYTPLKRRTSLALAAGAACGAAPPLIGWCLAGGSPADYRVMFLAGLLYLWQIPHFWLFQRRHAADYRAAGIPLLRPPVGETGLVWLWMAALTAAAMLLPAFGIIGRQAALWYALFPLPLAVISLARSERFLFPYLNLFPLLVTVTLSLGRF is encoded by the coding sequence GTGATTGCCCCCCTGCTCAGGCTGTTCCGGCCGCGTTTGGCGCTCTTGAACGGCGTTGCCGCAGCGGGGGGCTACCTCCTCCACCCGGCCGGGGTGCGGGTCCTCTCCCTGGGGGCGCTTCTGGGCGGGGTGGCGCTCCTGGCCGCCGGGGGCTCCGCCATCAACCAGGTGGTAGAGCGGGACCTGGACCGCCTGATGGTGCGCACCAACCGGCGTCCCCTTCCCCAAGGCGACCTGACGCCCCTTTCCGCAACGGTCATCGGCGCGGCCGCCGTGACGGGCGGCCTGCTGCTCCTGGCAGCTGCCGGCGGTTTACGCCCCCCGCTGCTCGGCGCCGCGGCCCTGGTGTGGTATCTGGCGGTCTATACCCCCCTCAAGCGCCGCACCTCCCTTGCCCTGGCAGCGGGAGCGGCGTGCGGCGCTGCGCCGCCGCTGATCGGCTGGTGCCTGGCCGGGGGGAGCCCGGCGGATTACCGGGTCATGTTCCTGGCCGGGCTTTTGTACCTGTGGCAGATTCCCCATTTCTGGCTCTTCCAGCGCCGCCATGCCGCCGATTACCGCGCCGCCGGCATCCCGCTCCTCCGCCCTCCGGTCGGGGAGACCGGCCTGGTGTGGCTCTGGATGGCCGCTCTGACCGCCGCCGCCATGCTTTTGCCGGCCTTCGGCATCATCGGGCGGCAGGCCGCCCTCTGGTATGCCCTCTTTCCCCTGCCGCTGGCCGTCATCTCCCTGGCCCGTTCCGAAAGATTCCTCTTCCCGTACCTCAACCTGTTTCCGCTGCTGGTGACCGTCACGCTCTCCCTCGGCCGTTTTTGA
- a CDS encoding c-type cytochrome, which produces MFRITMQACAVVLVAVFLPGGCSNEPPQGRERPPAAAPRQQQVQRGEELFRQYCAACHPDGGNVSDPERTLRGRALRSHHITRPQDIVRIMRTPISRMIRFDAATLSDEDAGAIAEYVLYAFR; this is translated from the coding sequence ATGTTCAGAATAACGATGCAGGCCTGTGCGGTTGTGCTGGTTGCCGTGTTTCTGCCGGGAGGGTGCAGCAATGAACCGCCCCAGGGGCGGGAACGCCCCCCGGCGGCAGCGCCCCGGCAGCAACAGGTGCAGAGGGGTGAGGAGTTGTTCAGGCAGTACTGCGCCGCCTGCCATCCCGATGGCGGCAATGTCAGCGACCCGGAACGCACCCTGCGGGGGCGGGCCCTGCGCTCGCACCATATCACCAGGCCCCAGGATATCGTGCGGATCATGCGTACCCCCATTTCACGCATGATCCGCTTCGATGCGGCAACCCTGTCCGACGAGGATGCCGGGGCAATCGCCGAGTATGTGCTGTACGCCTTCAGGTAG
- a CDS encoding pentapeptide repeat-containing protein: MTIFRVFGAVAVFFVAVSLAAVPSSNVWAAEGARGGNDPAIPASADQVSPAPQKSLGAVVPKKMKKKKSSAKGKALRPASSAVVETAPGKRLSIGEVMALLKTGRDLSGRNLSGMNLTGVNLSKCNLKGVDLSNANLERADLGESDLERANLAGANLRMASLKLSGLTGSNLENAILDGAIWQDGRICGKGSHGMCREAVSPFASK, encoded by the coding sequence ATGACGATATTCAGGGTGTTTGGTGCCGTAGCAGTTTTCTTTGTGGCTGTTTCACTCGCGGCTGTTCCCTCTTCAAACGTGTGGGCCGCGGAAGGGGCACGTGGGGGCAACGATCCGGCAATCCCCGCGTCGGCCGATCAGGTCTCGCCGGCTCCCCAAAAGAGTCTCGGCGCGGTTGTCCCCAAGAAGATGAAAAAGAAAAAATCGTCGGCCAAGGGCAAGGCGTTGCGCCCGGCGTCTTCGGCGGTCGTCGAAACCGCTCCCGGCAAAAGGCTCTCCATCGGGGAGGTCATGGCACTCCTGAAAACGGGGCGGGACCTGTCGGGCAGGAACCTGAGCGGCATGAACCTGACGGGGGTTAATCTCAGCAAGTGCAACCTGAAAGGCGTTGATCTGAGTAATGCCAACCTGGAGCGCGCCGACCTGGGGGAATCGGACTTGGAGCGGGCCAATCTTGCCGGCGCAAACCTGCGGATGGCCAGCCTGAAGTTGAGCGGCCTCACCGGCTCGAATCTGGAAAACGCCATTCTTGACGGGGCCATCTGGCAGGATGGCAGGATCTGCGGGAAAGGGTCCCATGGCATGTGCCGGGAAGCTGTTTCGCCCTTTGCTTCCAAGTAA
- a CDS encoding YhdH/YhfP family quinone oxidoreductase has translation MEDTVFKAMIVEEPHKGIFTRRIGERRIGDLPPGEVIIRVHFSSLNYKDALSATGHPGVSRNFPHTPGVDAAGEVAASSTDALSPGDRVIVTGYDLGMGTPGGFGQYIRVPAAWVLKLPPGLSLRESMILGTAGFTAALSVLRLMEAGVRPASGDVLVSGATGGVGSIAVGLLAKAGYRVVAASGKEHEREFLRSLGAAEVISRDELLQGSERPLMKERWAGAVDVVGGTVLAAILKGTRYGGTVTCCGLVGSSELPANVFPFILRGVGLLGIDSVQCPMGPRVTVWNRLADDWKLDTLAGMAVECGLNELEQKIQTMLHGGLRGRTVVNLSD, from the coding sequence ATGGAAGATACCGTTTTCAAGGCCATGATCGTCGAGGAGCCGCACAAAGGGATCTTTACGCGCCGCATCGGAGAACGGCGGATCGGCGACCTTCCGCCGGGAGAGGTCATCATCAGGGTCCACTTCTCCTCCCTCAACTACAAGGATGCCCTTTCCGCCACGGGCCACCCCGGCGTCAGCCGCAACTTCCCCCATACCCCGGGTGTGGATGCGGCCGGCGAGGTTGCGGCCTCTTCCACGGATGCCCTCTCCCCCGGCGACCGGGTGATCGTCACCGGCTACGACCTGGGCATGGGCACCCCCGGCGGTTTCGGGCAGTACATCCGCGTACCCGCGGCCTGGGTGCTGAAACTTCCGCCGGGCTTGAGCCTCCGGGAGAGCATGATACTCGGCACGGCCGGTTTCACCGCCGCACTCTCGGTGCTTCGGCTCATGGAGGCGGGGGTGCGGCCGGCCAGCGGCGACGTCCTCGTCAGCGGAGCCACCGGAGGCGTCGGAAGCATCGCCGTTGGCCTGCTGGCAAAGGCCGGCTACCGGGTCGTGGCAGCCAGCGGCAAGGAGCATGAACGGGAGTTCCTTCGCTCCCTCGGGGCCGCCGAGGTCATCAGCCGCGACGAACTGCTGCAGGGGAGCGAGCGCCCGCTCATGAAGGAGCGTTGGGCCGGCGCCGTGGATGTGGTGGGAGGAACCGTCCTGGCGGCGATCCTCAAAGGGACCCGTTACGGCGGGACCGTCACCTGCTGCGGCCTGGTCGGTTCCTCGGAACTTCCGGCCAACGTCTTCCCCTTCATTCTGAGAGGCGTGGGACTTTTGGGGATCGACTCGGTACAATGCCCCATGGGACCGCGCGTCACCGTCTGGAACCGCCTGGCGGACGACTGGAAATTGGACACCCTCGCCGGGATGGCCGTCGAATGCGGTCTCAATGAACTTGAGCAAAAGATCCAGACCATGCTGCACGGCGGACTCCGGGGGAGGACCGTCGTCAACCTCTCCGACTGA